In Streptomyces asoensis, a single genomic region encodes these proteins:
- a CDS encoding non-ribosomal peptide synthetase, whose amino-acid sequence MTDTRDRAHLRQELLRLRLAGRAAPAPADGIARAPRGGPLPLSFAQRRLWILDRLQPGGTEYLMTVALRLRGPLDRAALRTALDGILHRHEVLRTRYPVADGEPVQIVDEPGSVPLVEEDLGALDRAAADARIAALATGARRPVDLAEGPVFSAVLARTAAQEHVLLLTVHHIACDGRSEDVLVRELAERYADAVAGRPTRSPEPQVQYADFALWQRERLSGAALRRPLDHWRERLAGLPPLELPTDRPRPAVRDSAGGLAPLAVPAGTARRLTALAREHGATPFMALLAAHAVLLGRWSGRRDVAVGFPVAGRDRAQLEDVVGLFLNTLVLRVDLAAAPSFADLVRQVRERALDAYAHQELPFERLVEELAPERDPSRTPLFSSMLLWQDAAGSPAPAKMGPLTAERLPVGESSAKFDLTVGLAEQPDGSLSGGVNYASALFDPATAERFAAQFARLLESAVASPGTPVDELEILPAAERDRQLVDWNATGRPYPAGTLVQLFEAQVARTPDAEAVRHEGVGLGYRDLDERAGLLAQHLRTLGVGPESVVGVCLHRGTDLVVALLAVLKAGGAYLPLDPDYPADRLALMLEDSGARAVITDPGLAPQVRDRAPHLVDITADIPRARAHPPAVAASPEHPAYLIYTSGSTGRPKGVLVEHRAIVNRLHWMQEAYGLGADDRVLQKTPYSFDVSVWEFFWPLITGATLVLARPGGHRDPAYLAGLIGTEAITTVHFVPSMLRAFLAGPLPALPSLLRVVCSGEALPADLVTAVHERIGCELHNLYGPTEAAVDVTATRCEPGLPVTIGRPIANTRTYILDDALRPVPIGVPGELLLGGVQLARGYLNRPALTADRFVPDPFATEPGGRLYRTGDLARYRADGAIEYLGRLDHQVKIRGQRVELGEIEAVLAEVPGVAAAAVAVHDEQLVGYLVPLSADVEAAREHLRGRLPEHMRPVHWTLLETLPLTPSGKTDRTALPAPDRTRSGLVGAFTAPSTAIERTLADAFATALGVDEVGVHDGFFQLGGDSMRAIRAVGALRDHGLDLTVQDVFARQTVAELAPVAAARPAAEPQETTLTGRFELLAPGDRDRLPEGLADAYPMGQVQVGMVYEMLADPERNTYLNVSTFQILDEGPFSAEAFTGAVRLLIERHEILRTSFDLTGYSEPLQLVHPADGIEVTTGVTDLRGLPAAEQRARVRDFRARAQRTPFDIGRAPLLRYHAHLIGDREWLLTHVECHAVLDGWSHHSVIGELRTLYRELSRGAATPPAAPPRVRYADFVELEKRALASSADREFWRERITGHDRLRLPADGALAEADSPAPEVRLPWAHLEPRLRRLAADTRTSLKSVLYTAHLKVLGLISGQHRFFAGAVTNGRPELPGGDRVRGMYLNTVPFAVDLRARSWRELVRSVFAEELALWPHRRYPLPAMQRAWGGGEPLVEVVFAYLDFHVLDGQRADIGTVDDHSPNEFTLDVWTFPGELRMTCRPGWAGQERLAAIGDAFLGVLTAMADDADADPRGFRAPGLEQTDGTPAGSRPLPEVCVPELIAARGRPDATALEDGRRALTYRELDACSNRLAHLLRGLGIGPEQPVALCLDRGIEAVVAMLAVLKAGGYYVPLDPGYPDARIGYVLDDVRAGVVLCRPQDTGRLAGFAGLRSVPLDAGWAVLDGLPETPVDAGTVPDNLAYVTYTSGSTGRPKGVQVTHRGIVRLVHDPNYADLDPDQVLLLHAPLAFDASTLEVWGALANGARLAVCPPGATTADELAEVVRRHGVTLLWLTAGLFQHMVETRPELLAEVRQVLAGGDALSPSHVRTALAHKVALTNGYGPTECTTFSTALRGVTEADADRGVPIGTPITDTRVLVVDEDLDPVPVGVPGELLVGGPGLARGYLGRPDLTADRFVPDPSGSVPGARLYRTGDIARRDADGTLSFIGRRDGQVKIRGHRVELAEVEAALGGLPSVRAAAAAVHPGPDGHKRLAGYVVLEPGHGPLDVAALREQLRRQVPDHLVPGAWVELAALPLTANGKIDRAALPEPAGPAPTAAHTAPRTPTERAVAEVWGEVLGVQRVGADDDFHVLGGHSLAILRIIALLRERHGIELTVRSFLERPTVAGLAAAAEDGTPAARSLVWLRREGTRPPLFCVHPGGGSAHWYRPLVPYLDPDQPVAAFGWPGLQAERGPVPSTEQMADRYLAELRAEAPHGPYRLFGWCGGSGIASELAHRLTAEGEEVTFILLDPGLDNHERTELWREYWLIESCVAKLTELAAAPSGQDTSALRAEALALLEHLVDDVDPEVGITLPEHGAGEVWLPSAKMWREVMEMCLTYRHRPYPGRLHLIASDELADGEHEVASGQTFPDYLARWRELTGDVTLHRIPGDHFGVLRPPHLGRLAETVTAVLGGGGTENAG is encoded by the coding sequence ATGACCGACACCAGGGACCGCGCGCACCTGAGGCAGGAACTGCTCCGCCTGCGCCTCGCCGGACGGGCCGCCCCGGCCCCGGCGGACGGCATCGCACGCGCGCCGCGCGGCGGCCCGCTCCCGCTGTCCTTCGCCCAGCGCCGTCTGTGGATCCTCGACCGGCTCCAGCCCGGCGGCACCGAGTACCTGATGACCGTGGCGCTCAGGCTGCGCGGCCCTCTCGACCGGGCCGCGCTGCGTACCGCGCTGGACGGGATCCTCCACCGGCACGAGGTGCTGCGGACCCGCTATCCGGTGGCCGACGGCGAGCCCGTGCAGATCGTCGACGAGCCGGGGAGCGTCCCCCTCGTCGAGGAGGACCTCGGCGCACTCGACCGGGCGGCCGCGGACGCCCGGATCGCCGCCCTGGCCACCGGCGCGCGCCGGCCGGTCGACCTCGCCGAGGGCCCGGTGTTCTCCGCCGTGCTGGCCCGGACGGCAGCGCAGGAGCACGTCCTCCTGCTCACCGTCCACCACATCGCCTGTGACGGGCGGTCCGAGGACGTCCTCGTCCGCGAACTCGCGGAACGCTACGCCGACGCGGTCGCCGGGCGCCCCACCCGCTCGCCCGAGCCGCAGGTGCAGTACGCCGACTTCGCCCTCTGGCAGCGCGAACGGCTCTCCGGTGCGGCGCTGCGCCGCCCGCTGGACCACTGGCGCGAGCGGCTGGCCGGGCTGCCGCCCCTGGAACTGCCCACCGACCGTCCCCGTCCCGCCGTACGCGACTCGGCGGGCGGGCTGGCGCCGCTCGCCGTGCCGGCCGGCACCGCCCGGCGGCTGACGGCGCTCGCGCGGGAGCACGGCGCCACCCCCTTCATGGCGCTGCTGGCGGCGCACGCCGTGCTGCTGGGCCGCTGGAGCGGCCGGCGCGACGTCGCCGTCGGCTTCCCGGTGGCCGGGCGCGACCGCGCGCAGCTCGAGGACGTGGTCGGCCTCTTCCTCAACACGCTGGTGCTGCGGGTCGACCTGGCCGCAGCGCCGTCGTTCGCGGACCTGGTGCGGCAGGTCCGCGAACGCGCCCTCGACGCCTACGCCCACCAGGAGCTGCCCTTCGAGCGGCTGGTCGAGGAGCTGGCACCGGAGCGGGACCCGTCCCGGACGCCGCTGTTCTCCTCCATGCTGCTGTGGCAGGACGCGGCCGGTTCGCCGGCGCCGGCGAAGATGGGCCCGCTGACGGCCGAGCGGCTGCCGGTCGGCGAGAGCAGCGCCAAGTTCGACCTCACCGTGGGGCTCGCCGAGCAGCCGGACGGCTCGCTGTCCGGCGGCGTCAACTACGCCTCGGCGCTGTTCGACCCGGCGACGGCCGAACGGTTCGCCGCGCAGTTCGCCCGCCTGCTGGAGAGCGCGGTCGCCTCGCCCGGCACCCCGGTGGACGAACTGGAGATCCTGCCCGCGGCGGAGCGCGACCGCCAGCTCGTCGACTGGAACGCGACCGGCCGGCCCTACCCGGCCGGCACCCTCGTGCAGCTGTTCGAGGCCCAGGTCGCCCGCACCCCCGACGCCGAGGCGGTGCGCCACGAGGGCGTCGGCCTCGGCTACCGGGACCTGGACGAGCGGGCCGGCCTGCTCGCCCAGCACCTGCGTACCCTCGGCGTCGGACCCGAGTCCGTGGTCGGCGTCTGCCTGCACCGCGGCACCGACCTCGTGGTGGCGCTGCTGGCGGTGCTCAAGGCCGGCGGCGCCTACCTGCCGCTCGACCCGGACTACCCGGCCGACCGGCTCGCCCTCATGCTGGAGGACTCCGGCGCCCGCGCCGTGATCACCGACCCCGGACTCGCCCCCCAGGTGCGCGACCGCGCGCCGCACCTGGTCGACATCACCGCGGACATCCCCCGCGCCCGCGCCCACCCCCCGGCCGTCGCGGCGTCCCCCGAGCACCCGGCGTACCTGATCTACACGTCGGGCTCCACCGGCCGCCCCAAGGGCGTGCTGGTCGAACACCGGGCCATCGTCAACCGGCTGCACTGGATGCAGGAGGCCTACGGTCTCGGCGCCGACGACCGGGTGCTCCAGAAGACGCCCTACAGTTTCGACGTCTCGGTGTGGGAGTTCTTCTGGCCGCTGATCACCGGCGCCACCCTGGTGCTCGCCCGCCCCGGCGGCCACCGCGACCCGGCCTACCTGGCCGGGCTGATCGGCACCGAGGCGATCACCACCGTCCACTTCGTACCGTCGATGCTGCGGGCCTTCCTCGCCGGGCCGCTGCCGGCCCTGCCCTCGCTGCTGCGCGTGGTGTGCAGCGGCGAGGCGCTCCCCGCCGACCTGGTCACCGCCGTGCACGAGCGGATCGGCTGCGAGCTGCACAACCTGTACGGACCGACCGAGGCCGCCGTGGACGTCACCGCGACCCGGTGCGAGCCGGGCCTCCCCGTCACCATCGGCCGCCCGATCGCCAACACCCGCACCTACATCCTGGACGACGCCCTGCGGCCGGTGCCGATCGGCGTGCCGGGCGAACTCCTGCTCGGCGGCGTCCAGCTGGCCCGCGGCTACCTGAACCGTCCGGCGCTCACCGCCGACCGCTTCGTGCCCGACCCCTTCGCCACCGAGCCCGGCGGCCGGCTGTACCGCACCGGCGACCTGGCCCGGTACCGCGCGGACGGCGCCATCGAGTACCTGGGCCGGCTCGACCACCAGGTGAAGATCCGCGGCCAGCGGGTCGAACTCGGCGAGATCGAGGCGGTGCTGGCCGAGGTGCCCGGCGTCGCGGCCGCGGCCGTCGCCGTGCACGACGAACAACTCGTGGGATACCTGGTGCCGCTCTCGGCCGACGTCGAGGCGGCCCGCGAGCACCTGCGCGGGCGGCTGCCGGAACACATGCGGCCCGTGCACTGGACCCTGCTGGAGACCCTGCCCCTGACGCCCAGCGGCAAGACCGACCGCACGGCGCTGCCCGCACCCGACCGGACGCGCTCCGGCCTCGTCGGCGCGTTCACCGCCCCGAGCACGGCGATCGAGCGGACCCTCGCGGACGCGTTCGCCACGGCCCTGGGCGTCGACGAGGTCGGGGTGCACGACGGCTTCTTCCAGCTCGGCGGGGACTCCATGCGCGCCATCCGGGCCGTCGGAGCCCTGCGCGACCACGGGCTCGACCTCACCGTGCAGGACGTCTTCGCCCGGCAGACCGTCGCCGAACTGGCCCCGGTGGCGGCCGCCCGGCCGGCCGCCGAGCCCCAGGAGACCACCCTGACCGGCCGGTTCGAGCTGCTCGCCCCGGGCGACCGGGACCGGCTCCCGGAGGGACTGGCCGACGCCTACCCCATGGGCCAGGTTCAGGTGGGCATGGTCTACGAGATGCTCGCCGACCCCGAGCGCAACACCTACCTCAACGTCAGCACCTTCCAGATCCTGGACGAGGGCCCGTTCTCCGCCGAGGCGTTCACCGGCGCGGTCCGCCTGCTGATCGAACGGCACGAGATCCTCCGCACCTCGTTCGACCTCACCGGGTACTCCGAACCGCTCCAGCTCGTGCACCCCGCCGACGGCATCGAGGTGACGACCGGCGTCACCGACCTGCGTGGTCTGCCGGCCGCGGAACAGCGGGCGCGGGTGCGGGACTTCCGCGCCCGGGCCCAGCGCACCCCGTTCGACATCGGCCGCGCCCCGCTGCTGCGGTACCACGCCCACCTGATCGGCGACCGGGAGTGGCTGCTGACCCACGTCGAGTGCCACGCCGTCCTGGACGGCTGGAGCCACCACTCGGTCATCGGCGAGCTGCGCACCCTCTACCGCGAACTGTCCCGGGGCGCCGCCACCCCGCCCGCGGCCCCGCCACGCGTCCGCTACGCCGACTTCGTCGAGCTGGAGAAGCGAGCCCTGGCCTCGTCGGCGGACCGGGAGTTCTGGCGGGAGCGGATCACCGGCCACGACCGGCTCCGGCTGCCCGCCGACGGCGCCCTCGCCGAGGCGGACTCGCCGGCCCCGGAGGTGCGGCTGCCCTGGGCGCACCTGGAGCCCCGGCTGCGCCGGCTCGCCGCCGACACCCGGACGTCGCTCAAGAGCGTCCTGTACACCGCCCACCTGAAGGTGCTCGGCCTGATCAGCGGCCAGCACCGGTTCTTCGCCGGCGCCGTCACCAACGGCCGGCCCGAACTGCCGGGCGGCGACCGGGTGCGCGGTATGTACCTCAACACGGTCCCGTTCGCCGTCGACCTGCGGGCGCGGAGCTGGCGCGAGCTGGTGCGGTCGGTGTTCGCCGAGGAACTGGCGCTGTGGCCGCACCGGCGCTATCCGTTGCCCGCGATGCAGCGCGCATGGGGCGGCGGCGAACCGCTCGTCGAGGTGGTCTTCGCGTACCTGGACTTCCACGTGCTCGACGGGCAGCGCGCGGACATCGGCACGGTCGACGACCACAGCCCGAACGAGTTCACCCTCGACGTATGGACCTTCCCCGGTGAGCTGCGGATGACCTGCCGGCCCGGCTGGGCCGGCCAAGAGCGGCTGGCGGCCATCGGCGACGCCTTCCTCGGCGTCCTCACCGCGATGGCCGACGACGCCGACGCGGACCCGCGCGGCTTCCGGGCTCCCGGCCTGGAGCAGACCGACGGGACGCCGGCCGGCAGCCGGCCACTGCCCGAGGTCTGCGTGCCCGAACTGATCGCCGCCCGCGGTCGCCCCGACGCGACCGCGCTGGAGGACGGCCGGCGCGCGCTCACCTACCGGGAACTCGACGCCTGTTCCAACCGGCTGGCCCACCTGCTGCGCGGGCTCGGCATCGGCCCGGAGCAGCCGGTCGCGCTCTGTCTGGACCGCGGCATCGAGGCTGTGGTCGCCATGCTCGCCGTCCTCAAGGCCGGCGGGTACTACGTACCGCTCGACCCCGGTTACCCGGACGCCCGCATCGGCTACGTTCTGGACGACGTCCGTGCCGGGGTGGTCCTGTGCCGCCCGCAGGACACCGGCCGCCTGGCCGGGTTCGCCGGCCTCCGCAGCGTCCCCCTGGACGCCGGGTGGGCCGTCCTCGACGGGCTGCCCGAAACCCCCGTCGACGCGGGCACGGTCCCCGACAACCTGGCGTACGTCACCTACACCTCGGGCTCCACCGGCCGGCCCAAAGGCGTGCAGGTCACGCACCGGGGCATCGTCCGGCTGGTGCACGACCCGAACTACGCCGACCTCGACCCGGACCAGGTGCTGCTCCTGCACGCGCCGCTCGCCTTCGACGCGTCCACGCTGGAGGTGTGGGGAGCGCTGGCCAACGGCGCCCGGCTCGCCGTCTGCCCGCCCGGGGCGACCACGGCCGACGAACTGGCCGAGGTGGTCCGCCGGCACGGCGTGACGCTGCTGTGGCTCACCGCCGGCCTGTTCCAGCACATGGTGGAGACCCGCCCGGAGCTGCTGGCCGAGGTACGTCAGGTGCTCGCCGGCGGCGACGCGCTCTCGCCCTCGCACGTACGCACCGCCCTGGCCCACAAGGTGGCGCTGACCAACGGCTACGGCCCCACGGAGTGCACCACCTTCAGCACCGCGCTGCGCGGAGTGACCGAGGCCGACGCCGACCGGGGTGTGCCGATCGGCACACCGATCACCGACACCCGGGTGCTGGTGGTCGACGAGGACCTCGACCCGGTGCCGGTCGGGGTGCCCGGCGAACTCCTGGTCGGCGGCCCCGGACTCGCCCGCGGCTACCTGGGCCGCCCCGATCTGACCGCGGACCGCTTCGTGCCGGACCCCTCCGGGAGCGTCCCCGGGGCGCGCCTGTACCGCACCGGCGACATCGCCCGTCGCGACGCCGACGGCACGCTGTCCTTCATCGGACGGCGCGACGGCCAGGTGAAGATCCGCGGTCACCGGGTCGAGCTCGCCGAGGTGGAGGCCGCGCTCGGCGGCCTCCCGTCCGTCCGGGCGGCGGCGGCCGCGGTGCATCCGGGACCGGACGGCCACAAGCGGCTGGCCGGCTACGTCGTCCTCGAACCCGGGCACGGTCCGCTGGACGTCGCCGCGCTGCGCGAGCAGTTGCGGCGCCAGGTGCCCGACCACCTGGTGCCCGGCGCCTGGGTGGAGCTGGCCGCCCTCCCGCTCACCGCCAACGGGAAGATCGACCGCGCCGCGCTGCCCGAGCCCGCCGGGCCCGCCCCGACAGCGGCCCATACCGCCCCGCGCACACCCACCGAGCGGGCCGTGGCCGAGGTCTGGGGCGAGGTGCTCGGTGTGCAGCGGGTCGGTGCCGACGACGACTTCCACGTCCTCGGCGGGCACTCGCTGGCGATCCTGCGGATCATCGCCCTGCTGCGCGAACGGCACGGCATCGAGCTGACCGTCCGGTCGTTCCTGGAGCGCCCCACCGTGGCGGGTCTCGCCGCGGCCGCCGAGGACGGCACGCCGGCGGCCCGGTCACTGGTGTGGCTGCGGCGCGAGGGCACCCGGCCGCCGCTGTTCTGCGTGCACCCAGGGGGCGGCAGCGCCCACTGGTACCGCCCCCTCGTCCCGTACCTCGACCCCGACCAGCCGGTCGCGGCCTTCGGCTGGCCCGGCCTACAGGCCGAGCGCGGCCCCGTCCCCTCGACGGAACAGATGGCGGACCGCTACCTGGCCGAGTTGCGGGCCGAGGCACCGCACGGGCCGTACCGGTTGTTCGGCTGGTGCGGCGGCAGCGGCATCGCGAGTGAGCTGGCGCACCGGCTCACGGCCGAGGGCGAGGAGGTCACCTTCATCCTGCTCGACCCCGGCCTGGACAACCACGAGCGGACCGAGCTGTGGCGGGAGTACTGGCTGATCGAGAGCTGTGTGGCGAAGCTGACCGAGCTGGCCGCCGCGCCGTCCGGGCAGGACACCTCGGCGCTGCGGGCGGAGGCCCTGGCACTGCTCGAACACCTGGTGGACGACGTCGATCCGGAGGTCGGGATCACGCTGCCGGAACACGGCGCCGGCGAGGTCTGGCTGCCCTCCGCGAAGATGTGGCGCGAGGTCATGGAGATGTGCCTGACCTACCGGCACCGCCCGTACCCGGGCCGGCTGCACCTGATCGCCAGCGACGAACTGGCCGACGGCGAGCACGAGGTGGCCTCCGGGCAGACGTTCCCCGACTACCTCGCCCGGTGGCGCGAGCTCACCGGGGACGTGACACTGCACCGGATCCCCGGTGACCACTTCGGCGTGCTGAGGCCGCCGCACCTCGGCCGGCTCGCCGAGACCGTCACCGCCGTCCTCGGCGGCGGGGGCACGGAGAACGCCGGCTGA
- a CDS encoding lantibiotic dehydratase, with translation MHEGSVSLSGRWRLWDQVAVRGAGFPANGVLRLAPEGLAAAADKFGPRDALSGAAWKAFEAEFAQAAVRAAASAQEIAASGLFRAAVAWQNRGVLDSAIRPFLNWSPATAGRTFKQRQREELVAHYWQRFCVKNDTIGFFGPVGWGVFDTARTGVAVEPGTGLTASSEVFFSSWSVDAVAREIEADPAVRPWTAPRRVPFVRLEENAVRTPARPPHPVPPRTLRLLRLCDGTRSVRALQEEIGPDTDVPALLDELVRLRWITWRLDVPADIRPDRRLRACLERIGEPALRGAAVARMDELERAVEGVRAAAEDPERLVAALTHVEQTFQRVTDAAAKREKSTTTAPGRSVVYSDSRRSARVTLGSHVLAALAPLDLLMSSADWLCSALAARVTERVTEVYERLRADAGPGRPVDLAAFWFACMPVLHGPAVADAAGLQAEFERRWQGILPASEGVRRVTVVGTDIAGRVAEAFGPVTAPGWAAARYISPDVMIGAEDAAAVGRGEFHLTLGELHLASNTLGNELFVNQHPDTRELFDRTDRDHPAPRLMPLLPKEHKSRLSARIRHALVRPRDYQVALLDNTADPHRERTVPSADAVVEQHDGRLCVVLPDGAVFPAVEVFAHVLTTLVTDRFRLLPEADRSPRVTIDRMTVARESWRFAGSALAFADDKSEARRFVRARQWRDTHELPRFVFVVSPTEPRPFFVDFDSPVYVNILAKAARRLARKDPDARLTVTEMLPTPEQTWLTDDQGRHYTSELRLVAVTG, from the coding sequence ATGCACGAGGGATCCGTCTCTCTGAGCGGCCGCTGGCGGCTGTGGGACCAGGTCGCGGTGCGCGGCGCGGGGTTCCCTGCGAACGGGGTGCTCCGGCTCGCGCCGGAGGGCCTGGCCGCGGCAGCGGACAAGTTCGGGCCTCGGGACGCACTGTCCGGCGCGGCCTGGAAGGCCTTCGAGGCAGAGTTCGCGCAGGCCGCCGTACGGGCGGCCGCGAGCGCGCAGGAGATCGCCGCCTCCGGGTTGTTCCGGGCGGCGGTCGCCTGGCAGAACCGCGGGGTGCTCGACTCGGCGATCCGGCCGTTCCTCAACTGGTCACCGGCGACTGCGGGCCGCACCTTCAAGCAGCGCCAGCGCGAGGAGCTGGTCGCGCACTACTGGCAGCGGTTCTGCGTCAAGAACGACACCATCGGCTTCTTCGGACCGGTCGGCTGGGGCGTCTTCGACACCGCCCGGACCGGCGTGGCCGTCGAGCCGGGCACCGGACTGACCGCGTCCTCGGAGGTCTTCTTCTCCAGCTGGTCGGTCGACGCGGTGGCCCGGGAGATCGAGGCCGACCCGGCGGTGCGCCCCTGGACGGCGCCCCGCCGGGTGCCGTTCGTACGGCTGGAGGAGAACGCCGTACGGACCCCCGCCAGGCCGCCGCACCCGGTGCCGCCCCGGACGCTCCGGCTGCTGCGCCTGTGCGACGGCACCCGCTCCGTCCGGGCCCTCCAGGAGGAGATCGGCCCGGACACGGACGTGCCCGCCCTGCTCGACGAACTGGTCCGGCTTCGCTGGATCACCTGGCGGCTGGACGTTCCCGCCGACATCCGCCCCGACCGCCGGCTGCGCGCCTGCCTGGAGCGGATCGGCGAGCCGGCGCTGCGCGGCGCCGCCGTCGCCCGGATGGACGAACTGGAACGCGCGGTCGAGGGCGTCCGGGCCGCGGCCGAGGACCCCGAGCGACTGGTCGCGGCTCTCACCCACGTGGAGCAGACGTTCCAACGAGTGACCGACGCGGCCGCCAAACGCGAGAAGAGCACCACCACGGCGCCCGGCCGGTCCGTGGTCTACTCCGACAGCCGCCGCTCCGCCCGGGTGACGCTCGGCAGCCATGTGCTGGCCGCGCTGGCCCCGCTCGACCTGCTGATGTCCTCGGCCGATTGGCTCTGCTCCGCCCTGGCCGCCCGTGTGACGGAGCGCGTCACCGAGGTCTACGAGCGGCTGCGCGCCGACGCCGGACCCGGACGGCCGGTGGACCTCGCCGCCTTCTGGTTCGCCTGTATGCCGGTCCTGCACGGGCCCGCGGTCGCCGACGCCGCCGGCTTGCAGGCGGAGTTCGAGCGCCGCTGGCAAGGCATCCTCCCGGCCTCGGAGGGGGTGCGCCGGGTCACGGTCGTCGGGACGGACATCGCCGGCCGGGTGGCGGAGGCCTTCGGGCCGGTCACCGCACCGGGCTGGGCCGCGGCGCGGTACATCAGCCCGGACGTGATGATCGGCGCGGAGGACGCCGCCGCCGTCGGGCGCGGCGAGTTCCACCTCACGCTCGGCGAACTCCACCTGGCCTCCAACACGCTCGGCAACGAACTGTTCGTCAACCAGCACCCCGACACCCGCGAGCTGTTCGACCGGACCGACCGGGACCATCCGGCGCCACGGCTCATGCCGCTGCTGCCCAAGGAGCACAAGTCCCGGCTCTCCGCCCGGATCCGGCACGCGCTGGTACGGCCGCGGGACTACCAGGTCGCCCTCCTCGACAACACGGCGGACCCGCACCGCGAGCGCACCGTGCCGAGCGCGGACGCCGTGGTGGAGCAGCACGACGGCCGGCTCTGTGTGGTGCTGCCCGACGGCGCGGTGTTCCCGGCCGTGGAGGTCTTCGCCCATGTGCTGACCACGCTGGTGACGGACCGGTTCCGGCTCCTGCCGGAAGCCGACCGCTCGCCCCGGGTCACCATCGACCGGATGACCGTGGCGCGGGAGAGCTGGCGGTTCGCCGGCTCCGCGCTGGCCTTCGCCGACGACAAGAGCGAGGCCAGACGGTTCGTCCGAGCCCGGCAGTGGCGGGACACCCACGAACTGCCCCGCTTCGTCTTCGTCGTCTCCCCCACCGAACCACGGCCCTTCTTCGTCGACTTCGACAGCCCCGTCTACGTCAACATCCTCGCCAAAGCCGCCCGCCGCCTCGCCCGCAAGGACCCCGACGCCCGACTCACCGTCACCGAGATGCTCCCCACCCCCGAACAGACCTGGCTCACCGACGACCAGGGCCGCCACTACACCTCCGAACTACGCCTCGTCGCCGTCACCGGCTGA
- a CDS encoding pyridoxal-phosphate dependent enzyme: MTAADTRIAPAAVQAAAERIASHVRHTPLLRRDLLPGLLVKAEHLQHSGSFKLRGAANALLALGADAVVAGSSGNHGIAVATLGRGLGVRVTVVMAAGAAETKEAAVRALGGRVVRVPGGVAARDRYAKELAARTGAALVPSSDHDLVVAGQGTVGLEMLRDAPDLDAIFVPVGGGGLLAGVCLAAAHLGSAVRIIGVEPDGARRYARSLSAGRPVEVPPSDSVADGLRGQRPGEVILPIVRHRVDELIGVGDPAVLRAMTLLHRAGIPAEPSGAAALAGALRLNLPGRSAVVVSGGNSAAALAAAGAAHTGTGRRPAAPHRPACPHPHHSEEGRAMNPIDTAELTGLITGYYRETLGDDTLDATSDFFEAGGDSLAAFQIVHRLQELLDAEIAVALVFTYPSPAELAQVVVDDLSLASASA; encoded by the coding sequence GTGACGGCCGCGGACACCCGGATCGCACCGGCCGCCGTGCAGGCCGCCGCCGAGCGGATCGCCTCCCACGTGAGGCACACCCCGCTGCTGCGCCGCGACCTGCTGCCCGGACTGCTGGTCAAGGCCGAACACCTCCAGCACAGCGGGTCCTTCAAGCTCCGCGGCGCGGCCAACGCGCTGCTCGCGCTCGGCGCCGACGCCGTGGTCGCCGGCTCCTCCGGCAACCACGGCATCGCGGTGGCCACCCTGGGCCGCGGCCTCGGCGTCCGCGTCACCGTGGTGATGGCGGCCGGCGCGGCCGAGACCAAGGAAGCGGCCGTCCGGGCGCTCGGCGGCCGGGTCGTCCGGGTACCCGGCGGGGTGGCCGCCCGCGACCGGTACGCGAAGGAGCTCGCCGCCCGCACCGGAGCCGCGCTGGTGCCCTCCTCGGACCACGACCTCGTGGTGGCCGGACAGGGCACCGTCGGTCTGGAGATGCTGCGGGACGCCCCCGACCTCGACGCGATCTTCGTACCGGTGGGCGGCGGCGGCCTGCTGGCCGGCGTCTGCCTCGCCGCCGCCCATCTGGGCAGCGCGGTCCGGATCATCGGCGTGGAGCCCGACGGGGCCCGGCGCTACGCCCGCTCCCTCTCCGCCGGCCGCCCGGTCGAAGTGCCGCCCAGCGACTCGGTGGCGGACGGGTTGCGCGGCCAGCGGCCCGGCGAGGTGATCCTGCCGATCGTCCGGCACCGGGTCGACGAACTGATCGGAGTCGGCGACCCGGCCGTGCTCCGCGCGATGACCCTGCTGCACCGCGCCGGCATTCCGGCCGAGCCGAGTGGCGCGGCCGCCCTGGCCGGTGCCCTCCGGCTCAACCTCCCCGGCCGCAGCGCCGTCGTCGTCTCCGGCGGCAACAGCGCCGCCGCCCTGGCCGCCGCCGGAGCCGCGCACACCGGCACAGGCCGCCGACCGGCCGCTCCGCACCGCCCCGCTTGTCCACATCCACACCACTCCGAAGAAGGACGGGCCATGAACCCCATCGACACCGCCGAACTCACCGGGCTGATCACCGGCTACTACCGCGAGACGCTCGGCGACGACACCCTCGACGCCACGAGCGACTTCTTCGAGGCGGGCGGCGACTCGCTCGCCGCCTTCCAGATCGTCCACCGTCTCCAGGAACTGCTCGACGCCGAGATCGCGGTCGCCCTGGTCTTCACCTATCCGTCGCCGGCCGAGCTCGCGCAGGTCGTCGTCGACGACCTGTCGCTCGCTTCCGCATCGGCCTAG